atggtagttctgctgaaaacaacgtcagtccgggttagtttcattcaaatcatgcaagttagagtccaaaacaagggcaaaagtgtttggaaaagtagatacgttggagacgtattaactacccaagcaccggtccacccacatatcaaatttccaaagtaccgaacgcgaatcatatgagcgtgatgaaactagcttgacgataattcccatgtgtcctcgggagcacttttctcattataagaagttgtccaggcttgtcctttgctacaaaaggattgggccaccttgctgcaccttatttactttcattgcttgttactcgttacaaattatcttatcacaaaactatctattacctacaatttcagtgcttgcagagaataccttactgaaaaccgcttgtcatttcctcctgctcctcgttgggttcgacactcttacttatcgaaaggactacgatagatcccctatacttgtgggtcatcactgaatcaccctttcctcttcaaggaaaaccaacgcaagctcaagacgtaacaGGGTGTCAAGTTCTTCAAATCAATTCAAGGGGTCAAATAGTGACGACTACAGCTCCGAGCTACTAGGCCTTACatgcacgtgcacgaagacttctcgactatcatcgacaaggtcaagctaGCTCCAATATGGGAGCCACAACAACGGCCCATCATTGGCTCATTCCAGCGGCATCAATGGTCGTTTGGTGGTCCAAGGACCTCCATGCAATTTTTATTATGTATAAGGTACTTTGTGCTTTTGGTGAATCTTTATAGTATATCTGagtttttttcgcaaaaaaaaacatcaTAGCAACATCAAAGAAATTATGACAAGAGGCTAGAGTGAATAGAAATTTTCCTTCAAATCATAATGCTATGCAATTTGTAGGAGAAGAATACTAAAGATTCCAATTATATAGGTCAAACAATGTGCATAGAAACATTTCCTATGGATACAAGTCCTCCAAAAATCCAATAATTTTCCTTTGAATCAAATGAGGCCTCAATTGTTAATTGGGTGAGATCCATAAAGAAGAAAGACAATGAATTTGAAAGAATTGCATTGGGGGATCAACAAACGATGCCTATAAATAACCATTTTGGCTTCAACAAAGACATGAGTAGCTGAAGGTAAAAGGCCATGCCAATCATACATGATCCAGGTTTTGAGGCAAAGCTTTGACCTAAAATGTGGTAAATAAACGTGTATTCTCTATCTAGGAATGCTTCTTGTAGTTATGGAATAGCTGAGACTAGGTGTGATTGTGATCGTTCCATATACTAGATGCGCCTTGACTGCATCTAGGTCCTTAGCTAAGTCGTCGACTTGACCCCGCAACTAATGAGTGTTGGGGGACCGATGGTCACCTTCCACGCCTCCTCTAAAAATACCCCTAATTTATAGTTGAGTGCCTTATCGAGTCATTCATACAAAAACATTGCATGGCCTTCATTCGAGTTAAAAAGAAGCAAGTTTGGGCACTTGGGTTGCTTAATTTTGGAGCCCACACAACTTCCCCTTAATCCCCTGAATGCCAAATTTGGACCTATAGGAGATCAAGGCGAAGCAACCTCCAACCAATTGGGATGGTCTCAGGAGTGGGAGCGCATATCATGTCAAATTTACCTCTAGCTACCAATTTGTGGCTTCTTGAGAAGATATCAGAGACGAGAAGAAGTGGGAAACAAATCACAAAACACAAGACATATGGCCAAAGAGATGAGTCTCTCCCAGAGTTTACCCATTTCTTTTTTCGAAAATTTGACTGAATGACTACAGAGAGTTTTAACAATACTTACACGTAGACCTAGCCAATAACTCACGCATGCCATACATGGTCTCACATTTCAGCCATGTCGCCTCACTATCAACACCTCCTTGTCTATATGTGGGGTGTGAAGGATATGTCTGACACTAAATATATTTCTCGGCCATATTTTGCAAGGAGACTACAATTCCTTCTTGCTACTACTAGTTTTGTTAAAGCCTCATCTCCTTTGGAAGTTGATATACTTGATAGAAAAGCCAAACAAGAGGGCGAAAGCCACAGTGCATCCCATAGTCACTATGGCAATCACTCCCAAGAATTCATGCCTGAAACCATAGTAACTCCTCAGGAACTCTGCTACAGTCTCACCAGTCTCAAGTTTCTCCTCGACGTCCCCAAATTGTGAAGCAACCAGACCATATAATGTCCATGCAACCGGGCATATCCAGTAATACCAACTCCACCAGATAGGAATTCTCTGCATCAAACCAAAAATGTGTTGTGAATCAAGATATATTCATATAGTTGGTAGGAGGAATAGAACCAATTGAGCATAACTATGTCTGGTGGGCAGAGATACTCACGGAAACTGGGATGAGAAAACCAGAGAACAAGTTCCATAGGCCATAGGATGCAGATGATATAATTGCTGCGATACCACCACTGGGTGAAAGTCCCGCTGCCATCATCCCAAAGAATGTGAAGTACAAGAATGTGAAGTACATGAAGAACAAGTACCAAAAGAATTTTGTTGCTGTCCACTCAAATCCTATCATTGTGTATACCAAAACTCCATAAATAAGAGTTTGAACGAGTATGTATGGGAGCTCAATTACAACCTGCAATCATAATGACAATTTCATCAAGTCATTCGAGATATAAAATATAAGTACCACACAGTATGCATGAGTGAGGTGAATTAGTCACCTGTGCAAATGTATACGGCAGGGATGAGTACATTCGAGTTGCTCTTTCCTTGTAGAACACTATTCTTTCCATTGCAATCACCGGTTGGACACCCGATGCATTCGAAATACCGATCATTAGAATGGCAGCGTACATGGACCCCATGGAATTGAACAAATCTTGTCGTCTCGCTCTGTAATTAAGGTGTAGAGAAATTTACAATGTGGAGACCACAATACAAAAATAAATAACAATCAGGTGATAATTGAAAGACCCACCTTTTCATTCCAAGGTCCCAGAATACCGTGCCAAAAAGCAGTGCTATGATTATGGTGATACAATATCTACTCCCAGTGTAATGAATATTCCTCCAATATGATAAGTTTTGCTTCCATAAGCATATTAAGAATTGCTTCACTAAAGATTGTGAATACTTATCAGGAAAATGGAGATCAGTTGAGCTAGGAGGAGGCATACTTAGTTCCTTTATCAAGGCCTTGTTCTTCCTGAAATTATAAATAGTAGTGCTGGAACATGTCATGTGCATACCAAAAAGTAGAGCAAAATAAAATTAATTTGATTTTTGGAAATATCGCCCAAGTAGAGGAAACATGTGTAGCGACAAAGGGCAATGGAGTCAAACCATATGATATGACATTATGAGTTACTAGACCTAGAAAATATATATGAATATGATGCAAAACTAAACTAAGCAGATATATGAACTACAGGTGTAAAAAACACTTAGGTTCATGATCCATCTTAAGCCGAAAACAATTGACAAATCCTTAAAGCAATAATTAactattgattgggcgttgttgttCTCTATAATTTCCAGTTACACACTGGAATACTAGACAAGACATGGCAAAGCTAATTAATGACTACAATATTCCCATATTGTAATAATAATTTTCTTCCTCACAATAATAAGTAGTAGACATTTTCCATTATGATTCTAGAATGTAGCTAAAAACGCTTCAAAGTAGTTCATATATCTAAATCATAAAATAAAAACGTGAACTGCAGCTACCAGAATATGCGCACCAAACTGAGTATAACTTGTTCTATCTATGATCTTGTGTTTTCGTGAATAAGAACTAGTGCACCCAACCAAATTCAAATTCTATACACATTAGATGCCTTTAAACACAAAAACTATTTTGTTGCAAACTAAATCATTGCGATTGCACCTCAAATTTATAGTCGCATGAAACTACCACTAATAATAGGACATCTTTGTATACTAGAATATGTACATGCTTCAACCCCAAATTATTAGGAAGTTACCATACAAACTATTTGGAtgagaaaacaaaaaatgaaagcTACCAACAATATCACTAATAACTAGCAGCAGGCCAACTAGCAGCATATACCCCAAGACCCTAGAACAAAGTAGTTGATCAAGATCATCACACAAGCAAAATCTTCAGACACCTTATGTAGAAAGAATTACCTCCTTTCGGTCTTACATACATGAATTATAGGCAAGACAATcaagctagttcacaacataattCTGCATTGACTGGCCATCAGATTCTAACCACTAAGCAATTCTTAGGACAAGTTGGCATAAGGCGGTAGATCATTCTTCTATAGCTACTATATTTAAGAGATCCAATGTGTTTTGGTACCTTGGATAGCTTGGGTAGGTACATGTTCTAGCTTATAATTCTACTCCAAACATAGTAATAAGTTACATTCTGTAGATAGTAATAAGTTACATTATGTAATTAGGACTTTCTTAGTTCCTAAAGGTAAAGGATTATTAAGATGCATAGCACTTACTGATATAGCTCTGATTGTTTGAATATGACAGAAAGATTAATCCCCAACATCTGCTCTTGTACTGTTGAGGTCACCTCCAACATCCAAGTTGCGGGGTTATACCCCTCTTGTATTCTATTGACGCCAATTCCCTGAATAAACCAAATGCAACAACAATTTCACTCTTGGCAAGTTCCGTGAATCTATAGAGCAGTAAAAAAGTATTTTTCATGCTTTTGTTTGACTAACCTCAAAGTATGTGATCATATTCAAAGATTGCTCGCCCAATGGACCAACATAGATCTCCTCCCCTCCTCGGTTTAGTAGAAAAAGCTACAATTCATTGAGAATAATATGACACAAACTTAAAATTCAAGACACTACAAGTTGCAGCTAGAAACAACAACTTCATTACCTCGTCAAAAGTTTCAAATATGTCTATGCTTGGCTGGTGAATGGTGCAGGCAACAGTTTTACCAGTGTCCACCAGGTTCCTGACAGTCCTCATTACAATTGCTGCAGCCCTAGCATCAAGCCCCGATGTTGGCTCGTCCATGAAAATTATAGAAGGATTAGCTACAAGCTCTACTGCAATGGTCAGCCTCTTTCGTTGCTCACTTGAGAGACCATATCCTCCAGGATGTCCAACTTGTGCACCTTGCAATGATGTGAGCTCCAAGAGCTCCAACACGTCCTCAACAAATATCTACACATCCAGAAGTTGACAAAGAAATTAACAAAAATATGAAATAAAAACTCAGAAGCAAATAAATAATCTTTGTTGTTAATTTTTTCATCAAACTGACCCTTCTTGTTAATGAGTCAATTTCTGATGGCAATCGAAGCCACGCGGAGAATAGAAGTGACTCAAGCACAGTCAAGTGTGGAGAGTGGATATCTGACTGCTCACAGTATCCAAATATACGACAAAAGGTTTCTTGCTTCTTTTGGTAGCCCGAGATAGTTATTGTCCCCTCTCTATAGCCTCCGGTTATCCTTCCTGCTAACACATCCATCAATGTTGTTTTTCCGGCACCACTAATGCCCATTAATGCAGTCAGCACGCCTGGTCTAAAGCAACCACTCACACCCTTTAGTATTTCCAAACTATCTTTTGTCTCACCCCGCGCTTTATTTTCCTGAAAAATGAATGCCAAAGTAAATAAGCATGGGGGAAGTATGTTTCGCATGCTACTTCTTAAAATTTATCTTGAGATAATACGAGACATGTTGTTTTACCTTTGGCATGTCTACTGAATACCTTATGTTGTCAAAGGTAAGTGAAAGTGGCACAAATGGAAGCGATACCCGTCCGTTGTTTGTAGGACTCTCCAATTCGTTCATTACTCTTTTCTGGTGAGATCTTTTTGAGGGAGCATCCCTACtcagttttccaatttttttgtctAGTGCCTTGTTTGTCAATGATGAAAAGCCTCTACCATATGCTAAAAACAAGAACAAACCATCTTCCTTTAGAATTTGTGTATCTAGAAACAAGTTGACGCAATAGTGATGCAATTCAACGTACCTTTGAAGTATGTAAAAGCCGCGGTGTAGAGGCCATTAAATATAATTGTGTATCCAATTAGTACACCTAAGCCAATCCAGTACCATTTTGCCTCCACAAATATCCCTCGAGATTGCAAGATACTTGTTCCTAATGACTCTGTTGACCCAGGAAGTGCCTGAAAAGCCAAATGTTAAGTTTGTTAGACTGTCAACCatatttttttctataagtttAAAAGTTCTTGGTCTCGAGGTGTACTTTACTCCAGCGATGAGATGTAAATTCATTTGTCGAAATTGCAGTTTGTGCATACATCAATGGAGAGATCCAGTAGCCAAGCATCCAAAACTTGTTGAAGTTTTCTGAACGGGAGAGGGAGCTAATAAGAACCACAAATTTAAGAAAAGTACAAATTATGGAAAGACTACTAGTGGAAAACTTACCGCTAGAAAGTAAAAATCCACCTAAGAGCAAAAGCAAAAGCATTGTAAATGTTCCAAAGATGTTTGCCGCAAACATGTTTCTCGTTACTCCAGCAATCAACCGGAACAAGGAAGATGACATCTGACTTAGTGCTAGAAGCAAAAAATATTGCTTGAAGAACCTGAAATGTGTAGAACATTTTTGTTTGCCCATTTATCATTTATTGTGGGTTAACATAAAGCAGATAATTTCATTGAATGGGAAATGCAACAAATACAATTAGAGTGTGCACCTAATAGACTTAACATGTAATGAAAGCGTAAATCACCTCTACAAATAAACTCATGAACCACCATAATAATAAATAATAACACCTATTATGTTTGTTTAATCAACTTGTTGTATTCACTTTCTTCAAAGTTGCTTCCATTTTATTTTCTTCCTTGAATAAAAATGGGGTTTCCTAAGTTAGCGAGTCTTGAAATCCCAACAACATACACATCCAAAGTGCAACAATGTTCAAACAAAAATACACAAGCAATACTACAATTTATAATTATATATATTATTGCCAAAAATACTTAATATATTGAGTACAACACTTTTTCAGCTAGTTTGCAATGTTTCTAAAATTTAAAGTACTAAAATGTTGGATATGAGAAATACGCAAATGGAAAAAACAACTTAGATTACGCAACAAAAATTTGAAACTAAACTCTGTGTTCCAGAGATCAAGAAAAGGGAAGCAAACTAGATTGATAGGTCAAGGCGAGTTTACTTGACAAAAATGATTAGAAGAAGCAATATAAATCATGAATACCTTGTTATGAGGAACAAAACCTTGATCTATTCCCAATACTCTAGGACAATATATATGCATGCACAAGGAGATAAACTAAGAACAGAAAAAgcaaaaggaaagaaaaggagACGTAATATAatacactatatctctctagcAAATTCAACAAATATAAAAGTAACAATTTATAGGATGAACATCAATGTAGAAATTAGTTTTTAGAGCAAACGTTTGGACCAGGAAAAACTGCACATAATAGAAAAACTTTGCCATTCATTTGTAATGCTCACCTCCCAATATTTGGGTCAAACCCAACTGCATAATATGTCATGGAAACCAATATTGTGATTTCAATAAGGGTGATGGGAATCTTAAGAATCCATGTAGGCAAAGTGTACACCCATGCCGGATAGAAAACATCCCTTTCCTTAAAGAAAAGTGGCAGTTTCATTATAGTTCCACCAAGGTCACCTAAATTGCTGAACATGGTTTCACCCACAAAGAAAAACAACACCCCCAGATATAACCCTCCATCAGTCAATGAATCACGATGCATATTGTTGTTCCAGAAGATTGTTAACGCGATGAATGCTATCATAGCCATCTGTCACAAGAGTATTCATCATAACCAGTAGTTGTTTGCATACAGTTTAACTATGAAAATTGTGCGCCATTATTCTGCAACAAGTATTGATTATAGAGCAAAGATCTGGCATGATCCCACTTTGAGACACTACTAAGAACTTGTATTATTCCTTGAATTTCTTAGAACTTCACATTGTCGAGATATTTTATACTAAATactactccctcagttccaaaCTATTTGAAGTTCTAGGATTGTCCTAAGTCAAAAAAATTAAGTTTAACCAAAGCCTTATTTTTGCTAAGGTGTACAATGTCAATTATAATAAAACAAGAAAATActatttcataatgaatctaatgaAGCAAATTTGGTGTTGTAGATGTTGAAGTATCTTTATACAGACTTGGTCAAACTTACTGAAATTTGGCTTAGGAGAAACCTAGAGCTTCAATTACTTTTGGAACAATGGGAGTAAACCTTTTAAAGTACACCTTTTATCTGTACATGTAAGCCCATGTAGCATCTATCGGGTGACTCTTTTCCATCGCCTAATTTGACCTCATGTATTCAGGACCTGGGGTTAAGTTTCCATGTCACGTAATACTATATGAGTTGAATGGCCTTTTAAAGTACACCTTGACATGCTAGGACTACTAGATTAGAACTCATATGACTTGTTTATGCTATGTTCACAGCTAGCTTGGTCTATTCGTGTGTCAATCATGTTAAATAACTAGTGTGATGTTCAACTTAGTTGAATTGTGTCATGTTAGGTCCATAGAAAGCCATATCCGTATATTTGGTCTGACTAGGAGAAAATTGGTTGGTGAAAAGCGTAATGTATCACTATAAACATATTAAAAAGGCATATGGGAACTAATATATTCTTGTCAAAAACCATGGGCAAAGTCTTGAAGAAATGAATGTGAAAAACAAAAGAATAATTTATATTgggtgaagggggggggggggtatgaactcACACGTGCAAAATTAACCATGTATAGGGACGAGTTCCTTCTCATAAGTAGGATTTCTCTAGCAGATATGGCGTTGACCAACTGCCGTTTGCTCACACCATATTTTGAATTGGTTAGAGCTGGCGACAAACTCTGGTTCTTCTCAAATGGGATCTCAAGGGCCTTTAGAATTATCTGACCAACATGAAATGTATGAAAAGCTTCTGCAAATTTCTCCACGGTGATGTACTGATAAGGTTCACCAGCCCTTGTCCAGTAGTGCTTTTGATCTTTAATTGAAGTTACCTTTCAatcaaataaaaaaaataatgtgagcaatatgctatgatttaatatatatttttgacatttgcgaagCTAAGATGTGTGTACTTCTAACAAGAAGTCAGCAATAGCTTTTCTCTGGGGACATCGGAAGCCTAGGGACTCAAAAAACTCAATCACGTTCTCTTTGGGCCCTTGGTAGACAACATGGCCCTCTGACAGGAGCATGACATCATCAAAAAGATCATATGTTTCAGGTGATGGTTGAAGTAAAGAGATGACAGCTGTTCCCCCAAGTATGTGGACCAATTGCCCTAGGAAATTCACTATTTGAAATGCAGTTGAGCTGTCAAGCCCATTCGAGATCTCATCCATGAAAAGGGATCTCGCTGGACCAATGAGCATTTCTCCTGCAACCAATCAGATATGTCAAGCAAGCATAAGTGTGTTGATCTGTTACTACAAAATAATACAACTACCAATTTGGCATGACAATTCTCCTGCATATGACATTTTTTGAGGAACTGAATAAAAATCCTCTAATTTAAATGCCAAAGTCATACAAGTAGTTCAAAAAATAACATTCATTGTTGCGGAAATTTCAATATGTAACATGGGAACTTCTTGTACAACATACCTATTGTGACACGTTTCCTTTGTCCGCCGGATATACCTCTTGCCATGTCATTTCCAACCAATGTATCCGAACATGTATGAAGTCCTAAGATCTGAAGTGACAGTAAAGTGCTATCAAATAGAGTAACTCTAATCTTAATATGTAAACTGAAAGTGTACTTATAAAAGTTGAAGAGTCGTAGAGAACCAAAAGCCCATAAATCAAACCTGCATTATATAGTTTGTAACTATGTTGCTCTTTCCTCCAATTGCAGATTCCTACAAGAATGAAACTATGCATCAAAGAACATTGAAACAGTGGAAGTTTTGTAAGATAGTACTCAATGTGTCAGAAACTATGTTGATGTGAGCATGTGACACTATGGAAGAAAAATAGAGTCGCTTTACAACTTGATATAAATGATATATTGTTAGATCAAATTGCTGGAGCAAAATACTACACTGTTGTTTATGTCAGTATGCGAGAGAAGGTGAAATCAAAACACGCATGTGGGCCAATACATCCTAAAGCTTGCTTTGGTGCACCACCGGCAAAGTTTACAACTTTCGATGCAGATGCATGATTTTGAGATTAAAACATACCTCTTCAACCATAAGGGTAGTATTGTCTATTTAATTAATCGTGTTGTTGAGAAATTAACTTGTCGAATTGATTTCCTTATCGAGCTGTCTCTGGCCGTCAGTGTTCGCACGAGTTGGATCTAGTTCAGTTACAGATAGATTCATTTTCCAAACTGCATCCCCTAAATCCAGTTTAGTTCTCTTTGCCTACGTCTTTGATCTAAGGGCGTGGCCggcaggcgggcgggcgggataGGACACCTCGATCAGGATCACTAAGATTCGACAAGGCCATTGATTCCTCACACAATACATGCACACGAGATCGACGAAAGAAGAGGAAGATAGATGGAGATACATGTTTTCGTTGCTGGCTATTAGAGACTAGACAAACGAGCGTTCTTATGGATTTGGATCTAATTACCATCTACTCCTTTCGTTTCAAATTAgttatcttagatttgtctaggTACAAATGTATCTGGACACATTTTAATATTAGATCCATTCGTaactagacaaatctaagacaactaaGTTGAGAcgaatgtaattatttttcagccgGGCTGATTAGTCGAGTACGGAAATGCCCTTTTAAGTTATTTTTAGGAGGGGTGTATTGAAGCGCTCCTCCAAAAGAaaattgtttcaattttttttaaatgcatTAACAAAAGATACATAGACTTTAGTTTTTCACCTTCATGAACACGTCGATGTCGTGCTCCGGCGTCAGGTCCACTTCCCTCTCCCTTTTCGTCAGCTCGGCTAACAAATCTGAACAGAGCACACACGTTTAAGACACACTACAAAAAGGTAAGAACGAACAAAATTACCCTGCATATAGTACACACTCCCTCTGAGCAGGTGCATAGAGCGTGCACTTGTTTCTAGGTTGtcgatttgactaactaaatataaATTATATATCACCAAAAACATATCATTGGATTCATATATGGATGAAGTTTCCAAATATATAAATTTTGTTCACATATTCtctctccgttcggaattactgcgacaagtaattcgggacggagggagtagtacatattTGGCTACTCAGATTAAATTGTTGACCTAGAAGCACGTGCACATCCTATGCGACGGAGTGCTATTTATCATCTGAATTTTTATAAAGTGGTGACTGATAAAACAACAGCTGGTTCAGGGTTGGCTATTATTTATTTTCAGTTACCCTGACGGTCACCGGTGCCTTGACACTCGGCGGAGAAGGCGAGCATCTCcctcacggtcatctccccggtgtGGAGATCCTCCTGGCTAACGTATGCCGCTGCCTTCTCGGCGACGAATTCCCCCATGTCGTGTCCATTGTAGGTCACCCTCCCTGACACCTGCATTGCTTTATTTAATTATTAATAACATAAATTACTTACAACAAGTTTTGTGTGGTTAGAAAATGAGCACCGACTTTTTCAACCAACATTATATTTTATCGACTTAAAATGGAGCATCAAGATGATACAAACATAATAACCACACACTCGGTCTTTGTTTTTATATAGTTAGGATGCGCACACAACCAACACAACACACACATAGAAAACACGCTAGTAAATAGTAAAGTTATACAAGACCAAAGTTGTGGGTAGGCGGGGAAAAAACATATGATAGAAAAATGAGCATCAACTTAAGAGAGAAGAAGAGACCTTGAGTCCTGAGTCTAGCATCCGTCCGGCCAAAGCCTTGAGCAACGTGGTCTTCCCAGACCCTGGCGACCCCAGTAGCAAAGTCATCCTtgaaaaaacaaaatcaaaatggaGAAGAGAAAAATACGCCCATTATGGCACAAAACATGAAAAACCGAAGCTAGCTACCATGATATGTTATGATGTTATGCAGTACCTGCGTGGCCTGATGATGGCATTGGTTTCATGGAGCAGTGCATGCTTCGTCTTCCAGGTGTTTGGTACCATACGCAACGTGTTCGCCACATCCTAACACATCACGGTCGGGAATGGAATTAATTATTAACTACTCTCTCTGTTGAGATAATATCCAATGGATATGTATAAATACCATAAGAGCGTTGGTGGCGGCGTTGAGGATGGTCGGCGTCGCGTGGCTGCCGGCGGCGtaggcctccgcctccaccgccagcCCCACCGCGCGCACCTCGATCGTCGGAAGCTCCATTCCAACGCTGCAAACAAGTTGATGGAAACAGATTAACACTCGTACGGTCGTACGGATGAGACGATCCATGATTATACGTGTCCAGTTCAGGACttttttactattatgaccctTTCAACAAACTTTATCACAAAATGAACTCGACGTaaaagtatttcacgatctgacccttttagcaacgTCACATCCCGCGGCGTTTCTGCCCAACATAGAAACGCCGAGGTAGCTAGCGTTTCTGATAAAGAAGAAACGCCGTGGTAGCTAGCGTTGCGGACCAGGTAAGAAACGCCAAAGGCGCTGGCGTTGCTGCCCATCATTGAAATGCCAATGACCATGACGTTGCTGCACTTTTCATGTGCATGTAAAATGTGGATGAACAACCTAACTAATAAGGCTAATTAATTATGACCAAAGAGGGCAGCAACGCCATGGCCATGGTTCCTTGGCGTTTCAATGATGGGCAGCAATGCCAGCGCCTTTGGCGTTTCTTACCTGGTCCGCAACGCTAGCTACCTCGGCGTTTCTTCTTTGATCAGAAACGCTAGCTATCTCGGCGTTTCTATTTTGGAAAAAACGCCGCGGGCTATGGCATTGCTAAAAaggtcagatcgtgaaatactttcacgtCGAGTTTATTTTGTGACAAAATTCGTTAAAAGGGTCAGAATAGTGATTTCGACCTCCAGTTCGCATGCACGTACCGGCCGAAGCGGTTCTTGATCTTGAGCAGGAACCTTTCGtggtcgtcgccggtgaagccgaCCAGCTGCTCGATGAAGGTcttcgcctccgcctccgtcaTGACCGCCGCCTCTCCTCGCTCCGCCGCCATTGCCCCGTGCCACAAGAGTAGGTGTACAACTAGCTCCTCCACCAAGCAGGCCTCTCGCTTCGCGTATA
Above is a window of Triticum aestivum cultivar Chinese Spring chromosome 6B, IWGSC CS RefSeq v2.1, whole genome shotgun sequence DNA encoding:
- the LOC123133774 gene encoding ABC transporter G family member 37-like — encoded protein: MAAERGEAAVMTEAEAKTFIEQLVGFTGDDHERFLLKIKNRFGRVGMELPTIEVRAVGLADDFATGVARVWEDHVAQGFGRTDARLRTQDKAMQVSGRVTYNGHDMGEFVAEKAAAYVSQEDLHTGEMTVREMLAFSAECQGTGDRQDLLAELTKREREVDLTPEHDIDVFMKESAIGGKSNIVTNYIMQILGLHTCSDTLVGNDMARGISGGQRKRVTIGEMLIGPARSLFMDEISNGLDSSTAFQIVNFLGQLVHILGGTAVISLLQPSPETYDLFDDVMLLSEGHVVYQGPKENVIEFFESLGFRCPQRKAIADFLLEVTSIKDQKHYWTRAGEPYQYITVEKFAEAFHTFHVGQIILKALEIPFEKNQSLSPALTNSKYGVSKRQLVNAISAREILLMRRNSSLYMVNFARMAMIAFIALTIFWNNNMHRDSLTDGGLYLGVLFFFVGETMFSNLGDLGGTIMKLPLFFKERDVFYPAWVYTLPTWILKIPITLIEITILVSMTYYAVGFDPNIGRFFKQYFLLLALSQMSSSLFRLIAGVTRNMFAANIFGTFTMLLLLLLGGFLLSSENFNKFWMLGYWISPLMYAQTAISTNEFTSHRWSKALPGSTESLGTSILQSRGIFVEAKWYWIGLGVLIGYTIIFNGLYTAAFTYFKDTQILKEDGLFLFLAYGRGFSSLTNKALDKKIGKLSRDAPSKRSHQKRVMNELESPTNNGRVSLPFVPLSLTFDNIRYSVDMPKENKARGETKDSLEILKGVSGCFRPGVLTALMGISGAGKTTLMDVLAGRITGGYREGTITISGYQKKQETFCRIFGYCEQSDIHSPHLTVLESLLFSAWLRLPSEIDSLTRRIFVEDVLELLELTSLQGAQVGHPGGYGLSSEQRKRLTIAVELVANPSIIFMDEPTSGLDARAAAIVMRTVRNLVDTGKTVACTIHQPSIDIFETFDELFLLNRGGEEIYVGPLGEQSLNMITYFEGIGVNRIQEGYNPATWMLEVTSTVQEQMLGINLSVIFKQSELYQKNKALIKELSMPPPSSTDLHFPDKYSQSLVKQFLICLWKQNLSYWRNIHYTGSRYCITIIIALLFGTVFWDLGMKRARRQDLFNSMGSMYAAILMIGISNASGVQPVIAMERIVFYKERATRMYSSLPYTFAQVVIELPYILVQTLIYGVLVYTMIGFEWTATKFFWYLFFMYFTFLYFTFFGMMAAGLSPSGGIAAIISSASYGLWNLFSGFLIPVSRIPIWWSWYYWICPVAWTLYGLVASQFGDVEEKLETGETVAEFLRSYYGFRHEFLGVIAIVTMGCTVAFALLFGFSIKYINFQRR